The following DNA comes from Augochlora pura isolate Apur16 chromosome 6, APUR_v2.2.1, whole genome shotgun sequence.
GTATTTACTAAAGATGGAAAGAAATGGCTCATAGTAAGTACTACCTTTGACATTATTAGTTTAAAAATGGTATCGTTATTgaactattacattatttattatgcgtTCATATATGATTGATGGTATATCTCATTTTCTATTATAGGAATATCATAAAGGAAACAAAGATTTGCTCGTTGAAAACGTGGAGATGAATAACGTCATCTACATGTTCCGATGTCAAGATAGTACTTTAGTTGTTAAAGGCAAAGTGAATTCTGTCGTGATGGACTCGTGCCGCAAATCATCCGTTGTTTTCGACTCACTTGTGTCGAGCATTGAATTCGTCAACTGTCAGAGTGTCCAAATGCAGGTAAGTCTTTTTATCGCCGTTACATGTATAAATGTGGTCTCCTATGTTTTCGTTTAGTGTaacgtataaaaaatatatttatttcaaaatgtgTTCGTATATACAGAACGTAATTACACAGAGTGGTCATCcctatattgaaaattaaaaggaCAATGTATAAAAAGTATGCCTGGGAccattatttatgaattttatggatgtagatattaaataatattttttatcgacggtcagttaaattattgtaattctgATACAAGTCTCTTGCAAATGGTTTGTAATTCATGCAGGTGTGCCATGTTTGGTTCCTGGTAGAGTATCTCGAGTAATGCTATGTATTCGTCGTTGTTTAATTCTTTGGGTACCCCGCATATTTGGAATTTACTTAACACGGTATCTGACGGTCTCGTAACATTCCCTAAATCCGTGATGGACGTGCTTGTATCGGTCACCGATGGCTTAGCAGTAACATCAATTTCTCTTTGCTCCACAGAAAGGAAACACAACTGTTTTAATTTCTcgtttgataaattatttgttaacggTTCACTGTTCGTTTTCGAAGCAGTTAAATCAGTGGACAAATTCTGATTCAGCTCGTTACCATTTACGACTGAAGAAACAATAGTAAGAATTTTGTGCATCGCACTTTGTTTCTCTTCGACCGCGCTTGTTGAAACGAAAtcttcgtttctcttcttAGACTCGATAGCCATAGCTTCGTTTTGCGAATTCAACTCTTTGTCTCtagcatattttaaaaatttgctgGGATCTACTATTTTTGTCGTGTTGTGATCATATTTCGTGAATATGTTAACGTAGATCACCATCTGTTCTTGTGCAACGATCGTGCTATCggtatttgcaattttattgtcCATCACGCACAATGATCCGGCATCGTTTGCGGCTATCTCGCACGTGTTCTTCTGCTCGACGTATTGATCATTGATTTCCGATGTGCcttctaattttaaactttCTTCCGTCGCAAAATGACTCTTACTAGATAAATTATCCTTCCAGAACATTGTCATCGTCAGCGGCCCTCTCACCGGACTTCTGTGTCTCGCCTCGTTTTCTGTTTTACGCGCTGCTTCCAGTCTACTTCTTAAAATCGGAATACACGACCGCGACGAGGTCTTCGGCGTCAACGACTTCgcgagattttttaatttcattttggaGTCAAGCAATTGCGCACAATTCACAGAATTTGCATTACTCGACGAGGCGTTTGAGCGAAAACTTACTTGCGACTGAGATCTCTTTTTATCTAACTTAAAACTATGATCGGCACTATGTCTAGGTTCGGTAGACAAATTTCTTGCTTTCATCTGGGTCCGTGATGTACCAGCATGGTCCCTTGCACTGTGAACAGTATTTATCGCATCAGATTTGagatttttggaattttgcgTTGCAACcgatttcttgaatatttcagacttCACGGTATACTCTTCTTGACTTTTCGACtttattatcgtatttatatttttcatctgTAGACCGTCTTTCGTATTCCGCGGTGAAACCTGACGCGAAGATACTTCCGACGAAGCTGTAGTTTGATCGACGTGTATCAGTTTCGCTTTGTTTTTAGATGAATTAGATTGCTCTTCATCGTTGAGATTTATACTTGGTCTTTGTAACGATGTTTGATTGCATTTATTATCGTATGATATCGAAGCTTCATCACAAGTTTTCTCCTCTTTCATAGTTTCCTCTGTTCTGCTCTTATTATCTATATCTTCGTTAAAATCTGCTAATTTTTGTTCAATGCAATGTtcctttttcataattttaacgtagagttcttttaatttttgactAATATCATCATTGTTTGacacgttaataaataataaatcatcaTTTTCAGTGCCGCCTACGTTTTTCTCATGGCATCGTACATGGATATCAACTTCTTCTTTCTTTGATGCCGAGCGTAGATCGATTTCCATATGCTTTGAATTtgtatcgtttaattttagagCAGAATTTGAAGCATCGTCTGTAAAGTATATGCTGCTTTGTGGAGAAACGAGGTTGGAATAAGATTTATACAGATCCGGCACATTCGTTATTTCCTTGTTGCTTGGGGTTGCAAAAGAACTCCTCACAACTGTATTATCTTTTTCATTATCCAATTTACTGTTCTCATGGTAATGAACTTTTAAGCTTCTGTACTCTGTTAGAGTTGCATCTTCATTGTATGGATCTCTGTTACAATCTGCCACTTCCGCGTAATCATGTTTCTGAAGAGTAATAGTGTTCGTTGAAGCGCTTTGCGTATTTTTCTCGTTACTGTAACGGTCAGTGTAATTGTTCTTGGCGGTTGaccaatttacatttatttcttcttcatcgAACGATTTAACAGTGAGCGCTGTCATAGACGAAGGCTCTGGAATGTTCGAATCGTTCGACTGATTTGCACTCGACGAATCTTGCATGTTCGTCTCcaaagaattttctttgctttcAGAAGCTGATAACTCGTACATTCTGTCTGCGACATTTATCACCATGtgcattttcattgtttcgttTTCTGTTACCACTGTTTGTTCTATTAGAGAGCACGTGCCTGGGTGCCTTTTTAAACTCAGATTAGGACTAGATATAAAAATCTCGTTTTCTTcgctgtatttttttttctgcgatGCATCCGACGTTGTACTTACAAAGTTGTCTATGTCTGTGATAAATGAAACGTTCCCACGTCGGTCCGCGGTGTCCGAATCCAGAAAATTGCACTCTTCGTTTTTGTTCAAGGTGAAATCCTGTTCATTTATAAAGGAGTCGTTCAAGTTCTGCGAAAATATCTCTgtgctgctgttgttgctaTCCGCGAGCTCGTTTATGTTGCTCATACGCAAGAAGTTCGACTCGAATTTGTTCTCGTTACTTTCATTCTTCGTACAGCCTGCCTGTTTCGAATTTTCGCGCATTTCGTCGGACCTACTCGAAGCGTaactttgacattttttacGTAAATTATCCGATGCCATTTCTCCGGATTTAATAGATCTAGTCTCGTGACAGCTTTTGTATTCTGACAATGATACTTGGTCGTTCTCCTGCATTATGTTACTGATACTAAAGTATTCGGAGTTTGACGCCAGGTTTCGAGTCGACTCGATATTCTCCATATCTATACCTCGATCTGCAATTTCATTCTCGTGTTTAAAGTTCTTCGCATTATTGCTGAATGTCGAAGAATGAGCCAATTGTTTTCCTTGCTTTATGTTGAGATACATGTAAGTTCGACTGCTTCTTTCAGTGGAGCTGCTAATCGATTGTTCCTCCGATATGATATCCAATAGCTTCGATTGTAGATTATTGTTAATGTACGAACATTTACCGCACTCTGTTCCGGTACAGCCCCCCTGCACAATTTTCTCGTCCCTGTCCGTATAGCATATCTTTTCCAACTCTACGCGTGTAAGCAGTGCTCTTTTGATTTGCAGCGCCTCTTGAAGCAACACCGCCGTGGATTTATCGTCTGATTCGCTCTCCTTGGATATCTCTGTGCGACTCGAGGCCGGCGAAGTTATTAGTAAATCTTCATCGGTATCCATTGGCGCCGTCTGTCTATCTAAATGTCCGAACGATCCTGTTCGCGTGTTTTCTACGTATGCGTCCGGTGACGGGAAATTACCTGTTACGGCGATGTTCTCGTTATCGAAGAAGTCGGACGAGATAGTGTAATATATCCTCTCCGGAATTTTGTCGTATCTGATCGAAGAATATTCCCTTTTGTCGACCGAATACGACTTCTTCATATCGTTCGAATAGTAAGTGCTGAGCACCTGGGAATAACTTCGAACAGACACGTCGGAACTCCTGCCTGTTTCGTCGCTGTCGTACTGTTCCGAACTGATGTAGACGGTTCTGTGTAGATCGTCGAATTGCTTTCTCGCGGCGGTATCGAACCTCACtctgtttttgtttttctcgtTCCAACTGTTGCTCTctgttttaaatgaaacagacTCGTTcgtgagatcgttaccaatGTTGTTCAAGTTGCTTTTAATGCCTCGTAGTTTACCTGTTAGTCTCGCCTCGGAATTCTGTGTCTCATAAGTCCGCAACACGTTGTGCAAACTCTCCAGTTTCTTCTTCACTTGATACAACGTCTCCTGGGACGTTTCTACAAACTTTTGGCGTTTACACGGTTGTGGGATGAGTATATGCGAAGATTGTTGTGGAAATATCTCGCTGTGAAACGTTATATTCATTTTCGATGGTATCGAGCACCTCTCCTCCAATTTCATGACTGGACAAACGGTATTAGAAAGTTCCAAACAATTCTCCTCATTCAGTTGTCGTCTTGTCTCATTTTCTGTCACACCAGTTGTTCGTTCCGACGATATCTTCTCGTCTGGGttctctctcgatttttcaCCCGCGTTGGATGTATCTTCTTGCGGAGTACAGTTCCCTTCCTAAAATAGAGACGATTATTTGTAACTCTTTTATGagactttgtaaaattatatcatacGTTTATTAGATTGTGGTTTtaaatacgatattttatttttatagactgTCTTCCAATCTCTATAATCCAGGAGGCTGACCCCAATTACTATACGAAAACGGAGTTCACAGATTCTAACGAGTTTGTTCTGCCTTTACCTGTGCATCCGACCAGTAATTTCTCGACGAGGACTCGTTGCTGCTTTCCACAGAGCTACAGACCAGTCCAAGATATTTATTGCTCTCGTGCAACTCCTTCAAGTATCGCTTGCAATCGTCCATAGTTTTCGCGAATCTCTTGCAAGGCGCGGCGGCCGCTTTCTCAGTTCTACGGGTTCTTAATTTACTCGTCGATTTACTGTGTCGGTTCGGCTCCACGTTCGGATTCGCGACCGTGTTTCTGTTCTGCACTTCAAAATTTTCGCTTTTCGACACTCTGCGTCGTGTTCGACTTGTCCTCTTAGGTTCGATGGAATTTAtcctgtaattaaattatgttcacGACACTGCAATTGCTGTCAAAATTCCTGCCGGTACAATATGCCATTTATAGAGATATAACactattatactaattattgGTAAATTCTTAAGTGTGGTTTTAAGATTGCGCTGTACTTTCGAGACGCGTCGCTGTCGCTTTTTGAAGATCTACTGTTTTGTTCTAGGGCGTTGCGTTTCACGTAGGGATGAAGAGGCTTCTTCTTTGCGTCGAATAGCTCCGTCACACGGTGCTCGGAGGGATAATAACTTCTGTTTTGAAACGAAATGAACGACTTGTTCGTTTGGGGGCTGAAACAGTGATAACTGTATACCAtgctttgttaattattgaaaaattcgaaaggcTCACGATACCTTAGCAGCACGCGTTTGATCCAATCAGCGCGGTCATTGGTGTTCGACAGGGTCAATcgaagatttttcaaatgtttcttGAAGCCTGGCTTTTGAATCTGGTGGGGCATAGGCCACGAGCCGTATTGCATTTTGTATGTTAGTATGCTCACTTTCAGCTCGAGATCTTCTAGTTTGTATCCGACTTTGTTCAGGATCCTTTTATCGTCTAGGAACTCGTTTAGTCGCTTAGTTTTCGAATGTATTACACGGAGCAATACGGTACAAACGAGGAACGTACAAAATACCTTCCGAACAAAtgattagaattatttttcatcttcCGACTGGACAAGTATTACATTCGAAAATTCATTCGCAATTTAAATGTAGGAAGACGCGCACCTTTAAAATGATCCCTTGAGTCATGCAATCGACGACGTCGGTCACGATCTCGCTCCAGACATAATTCGCGATTGCTCTAGGACATTCTTTCCAATCAACTTCGCAGACCATTTGCACTGGTTCCAGATTTCCACCTAGAATTCAAATTGGTTAATAGGTCTCGTTTGTTTTTTCCCAACGCGTTGAGGCTAGCTCGAATAGAGAATGAACAGATTGCAAATTGTGGACGAGGGACCGGTTTTTTGAGCCTCACCGAATTGCCACTGCATTCTGTCTGGAGGTGGATAGGCCGTGATTGTAAGTTTCAAGAAGTCATCGGTTCGTGCCTATTGTTATTATCCAGTCCAGGAATCTGTACCCCGTGAAACCAtgaaaaatcgagagaaacCACGACTTGCAATTGTTCGTCCATAGAGGACGAGATTCAATCGATATTTTGTGTAGAGGGTGACCCGAAGACTagatacattatttaaaaacgttaataaagttcttataaaattcttgcttaagatattttttgaatattaattaaaaatgattttcttcgttttttacACAGGTATTGGGGAAGGTGCCCACCATCTCCATCGATAAAACCGACGGTTGCCAGATGTATCTAAGCTCGGAATCGATGGAGGTTGAATTGATCAGCAGCAAGTCGAGCGAGATGAATGTCATGGTGCCGAAAGGAAACGGCGATTACGTAAGAGCCTTGCACAATAAATGCCTCGACCGGATGAGATATAATTCAGt
Coding sequences within:
- the LOC144471184 gene encoding uncharacterized protein LOC144471184, with product MQWQFGGNLEPVQMVCEVDWKECPRAIANYVWSEIVTDVVDCMTQGIILKVRVFLHLNCE
- the LOC144471183 gene encoding uncharacterized protein LOC144471183 gives rise to the protein MQYGSWPMPHQIQKPGFKKHLKNLRLTLSNTNDRADWIKRVLLSPQTNKSFISFQNRSYYPSEHRVTELFDAKKKPLHPYVKRNALEQNSRSSKSDSDASRKINSIEPKRTSRTRRRVSKSENFEVQNRNTVANPNVEPNRHSKSTSKLRTRRTEKAAAAPCKRFAKTMDDCKRYLKELHESNKYLGLVCSSVESSNESSSRNYWSDAQEGNCTPQEDTSNAGEKSRENPDEKISSERTTGVTENETRRQLNEENCLELSNTVCPVMKLEERCSIPSKMNITFHSEIFPQQSSHILIPQPCKRQKFVETSQETLYQVKKKLESLHNVLRTYETQNSEARLTGKLRGIKSNLNNIGNDLTNESVSFKTESNSWNEKNKNRVRFDTAARKQFDDLHRTVYISSEQYDSDETGRSSDVSVRSYSQVLSTYYSNDMKKSYSVDKREYSSIRYDKIPERIYYTISSDFFDNENIAVTGNFPSPDAYVENTRTGSFGHLDRQTAPMDTDEDLLITSPASSRTEISKESESDDKSTAVLLQEALQIKRALLTRVELEKICYTDRDEKIVQGGCTGTECGKCSYINNNLQSKLLDIISEEQSISSSTERSSRTYMYLNIKQGKQLAHSSTFSNNAKNFKHENEIADRGIDMENIESTRNLASNSEYFSISNIMQENDQVSLSEYKSCHETRSIKSGEMASDNLRKKCQSYASSRSDEMRENSKQAGCTKNESNENKFESNFLRMSNINELADSNNSSTEIFSQNLNDSFINEQDFTLNKNEECNFLDSDTADRRGNVSFITDIDNFVSTTSDASQKKKYSEENEIFISSPNLSLKRHPGTCSLIEQTVVTENETMKMHMVINVADRMYELSASESKENSLETNMQDSSSANQSNDSNIPEPSSMTALTVKSFDEEEINVNWSTAKNNYTDRYSNEKNTQSASTNTITLQKHDYAEVADCNRDPYNEDATLTEYRSLKVHYHENSKLDNEKDNTVVRSSFATPSNKEITNVPDLYKSYSNLVSPQSSIYFTDDASNSALKLNDTNSKHMEIDLRSASKKEEVDIHVRCHEKNVGGTENDDLLFINVSNNDDISQKLKELYVKIMKKEHCIEQKLADFNEDIDNKSRTEETMKEEKTCDEASISYDNKCNQTSLQRPSINLNDEEQSNSSKNKAKLIHVDQTTASSEVSSRQVSPRNTKDGLQMKNINTIIKSKSQEEYTVKSEIFKKSVATQNSKNLKSDAINTVHSARDHAGTSRTQMKARNLSTEPRHSADHSFKLDKKRSQSQVSFRSNASSSNANSVNCAQLLDSKMKLKNLAKSLTPKTSSRSCIPILRSRLEAARKTENEARHRSPVRGPLTMTMFWKDNLSSKSHFATEESLKLEGTSEINDQYVEQKNTCEIAANDAGSLCVMDNKIANTDSTIVAQEQMVIYVNIFTKYDHNTTKIVDPSKFLKYARDKELNSQNEAMAIESKKRNEDFVSTSAVEEKQSAMHKILTIVSSVVNGNELNQNLSTDLTASKTNSEPLTNNLSNEKLKQLCFLSVEQREIDVTAKPSVTDTSTSITDLGNVTRPSDTVLSKFQICGVPKELNNDEYIALLEILYQEPNMAHLHELQTICKRLVSELQ